The following proteins are co-located in the Tardibacter chloracetimidivorans genome:
- a CDS encoding FtsW/RodA/SpoVE family cell cycle protein — MIGPATVKANPVARLGRSDRTPLGRWFWTIDRVLLLMIFVLMCIGLIAVAAASPAAAYRYSGGAHQLGDLHYFKRQLMWVMLGLPVMLGVSMLSRKWALRLALAGTLLFMLLLALVPFIGKEANGAHRWIGVGGFLIQPSEFLKPLFIVTTAWLLALGHEDRTVPAKRISAVLLAIVVVLLVQQPDIGQTALFGAVWMVQAVLAGLTVQAIAGLVAAGIVGLSACYLLIPHVTSRIDRFLTGGGDTYQIDRALDALRAGGLFGAGPGEGAMKLKLPEPHTDYIFAVIGEEFGAIACLALASLFIAIVVRVTIRLLDEEDPFLLYASAGLVTQFGLQAVINMGVNLNLLPSKGMTLPFISHGGSSMIALCIGMGLLLAFTRRNAYLKRSPYVGGWKE, encoded by the coding sequence GTGATTGGCCCGGCAACCGTCAAGGCCAATCCGGTGGCCCGCCTGGGGCGGTCCGACCGGACGCCGCTCGGCCGCTGGTTCTGGACGATCGACCGCGTGCTGCTGCTGATGATCTTCGTTCTGATGTGTATCGGCCTCATCGCCGTGGCGGCTGCCTCGCCCGCCGCCGCCTATCGATATTCGGGCGGCGCGCACCAGCTGGGCGACCTGCACTATTTCAAGCGCCAGCTGATGTGGGTGATGCTCGGCCTGCCGGTGATGTTGGGCGTTTCGATGCTCAGCCGAAAATGGGCGCTCCGGCTGGCGCTTGCCGGAACGCTGCTGTTCATGCTGCTGCTCGCCCTTGTGCCGTTCATCGGCAAGGAGGCGAATGGCGCGCATCGCTGGATCGGCGTCGGCGGCTTTCTGATCCAGCCGTCGGAGTTCCTGAAGCCGCTGTTCATCGTCACGACCGCCTGGCTGCTGGCGCTGGGGCATGAAGACCGCACCGTCCCCGCCAAGCGAATATCCGCCGTTCTGCTCGCCATCGTCGTCGTCCTGCTCGTCCAGCAGCCCGACATCGGCCAGACCGCCCTGTTCGGCGCGGTGTGGATGGTTCAGGCGGTGCTTGCGGGCCTGACCGTCCAGGCCATCGCTGGACTGGTCGCCGCGGGCATCGTCGGCCTCAGCGCCTGCTATCTGCTCATCCCGCACGTCACCTCGCGCATCGACCGCTTTCTGACCGGCGGCGGCGACACCTATCAGATCGACCGCGCGCTGGATGCATTGCGGGCCGGCGGTCTGTTCGGCGCGGGCCCCGGCGAAGGTGCGATGAAGCTGAAGCTGCCCGAGCCGCACACCGACTATATCTTCGCCGTCATCGGTGAGGAGTTCGGCGCGATCGCCTGCCTTGCGCTCGCGTCGCTGTTCATCGCCATCGTCGTGCGGGTGACGATCCGGCTGCTGGACGAGGAAGACCCGTTCCTGCTCTATGCCTCGGCCGGGCTGGTGACGCAGTTCGGGCTTCAGGCCGTGATCAACATGGGGGTGAACCTCAACCTGCTGCCGTCAAAGGGAATGACCTTGCCCTTTATCAGCCACGGCGGCTCGTCGATGATCGCATTGTGCATCGGAATGGGGCTTCTGCTGGCCTTCACGCGCCGCAATGCGTATCTGAAGCGGTCCCCCTATGTCGGCGGGTGGAAGGAATGA
- the murG gene encoding undecaprenyldiphospho-muramoylpentapeptide beta-N-acetylglucosaminyltransferase: MNSISLHIVLAAGGTGGHMVPADVLGQVLRARGHHVALVTDERGLKLPGLFDGVPRHVIPSSTLSGGPLGWLRAWKTIREGRAAASRLYESFHPSVVVGFGGYPVLPAMLAARKMGIATVIHEQNSVLGRVNRLLARKVDMIATAYADVKWLPSATLEKTVMVGNPVREEIRALREQPYPALSDEGLFRVLVVGGSQGATVLSDIVPDGLGMLPPNFRSRLQVTQQCRPEDIERVRETYARLGIPAECATYLEDLPQRLAWTHLVIARSGASTVAELTTAGRPAILIPFAAATDDHQTFNARDIVEAGGARMIPQDRFTPVELAKQMQKLGLEPQALANAAGRARSVGWPDAANRLADLVEELGYSRIGWNVETRAFEDA, translated from the coding sequence ATGAACTCGATCTCGCTTCATATCGTGCTGGCGGCCGGCGGCACCGGCGGCCATATGGTGCCCGCCGATGTGCTGGGCCAGGTTCTGCGCGCGCGGGGGCATCATGTCGCGCTTGTCACCGACGAGCGGGGGCTGAAGCTGCCGGGGCTGTTCGACGGCGTGCCACGCCATGTCATCCCGTCCAGCACGCTGTCCGGCGGGCCGCTTGGCTGGCTCAGGGCCTGGAAGACGATCCGCGAGGGGCGGGCCGCCGCCTCAAGGCTTTACGAAAGCTTCCATCCGTCGGTCGTCGTCGGCTTCGGCGGCTATCCGGTGCTGCCTGCGATGCTGGCGGCGCGGAAGATGGGCATCGCGACGGTCATCCACGAGCAGAACTCCGTGCTGGGCCGGGTCAACCGGCTGCTGGCGCGCAAGGTGGACATGATCGCCACCGCCTATGCCGATGTGAAGTGGCTGCCCTCGGCCACGCTTGAAAAGACCGTCATGGTCGGCAATCCGGTGCGGGAAGAGATCAGGGCGCTTCGGGAGCAGCCCTATCCGGCGCTGAGCGACGAAGGCCTGTTCCGGGTTCTGGTCGTCGGCGGCAGCCAGGGGGCGACGGTTCTGTCGGACATCGTGCCGGACGGGCTCGGGATGCTGCCCCCCAATTTCCGCTCGCGGCTGCAGGTGACGCAGCAGTGCCGCCCCGAAGACATCGAGCGGGTGCGCGAAACCTATGCCCGGCTTGGCATTCCCGCCGAATGCGCCACCTATCTGGAAGACCTGCCGCAAAGGCTTGCATGGACGCATCTGGTGATCGCGCGTTCGGGCGCATCGACCGTGGCGGAGCTGACCACCGCCGGTCGCCCCGCCATCCTCATTCCCTTTGCCGCCGCCACCGACGATCACCAGACCTTCAACGCGCGCGATATCGTGGAGGCGGGCGGCGCGCGGATGATCCCGCAGGATCGTTTCACCCCGGTGGAACTCGCCAAGCAGATGCAGAAGCTGGGGCTGGAGCCGCAGGCGCTGGCCAACGCCGCCGGACGGGCGCGATCGGTCGGCTGGCCCGATGCGGCGAACCGGCTTGCCGATCTGGTGGAAGAGCTTGGCTATTCGCGCATCGGCTGGAACGTCGAAACCCGCGCCTTCGAGGATGCTTGA
- the murB gene encoding UDP-N-acetylmuramate dehydrogenase codes for MTRIASLRSGDLPLPPLAGTAEAGGSLADFIWFRTGGAAEWLVRPRDMADLAQFLAALPPQMPVLPVGVGSNLIVRDGGVPGVVIRLPKAFAKVAVEPGNRIRAGGAAMGITVASAARDAGIAGLEFLRGIPGTVGGAVKMNAGAYGREAKDILVECTLVTREGVIEVWPLDRLRYSYRHSELPDGAVVVEALFEGAPGDPVVIGAEMDRIAAEREASQPLRSRTGGSTFKNPDGHKAWQLVDAAGCRGLRKGGAQVSEKHCNFLLNLGDATSADIEDLGDEVRARVKAQSGVDLQWEIARVGVRK; via the coding sequence ATGACGCGCATCGCCTCCCTGCGCTCGGGCGATCTACCGCTGCCGCCCCTTGCCGGAACGGCGGAGGCGGGCGGCTCGCTTGCCGATTTCATCTGGTTCCGGACGGGCGGCGCTGCCGAATGGCTGGTGAGGCCCAGGGACATGGCCGATCTCGCGCAGTTCCTTGCCGCACTTCCCCCGCAAATGCCGGTGCTTCCCGTCGGCGTGGGGTCCAACCTGATCGTGCGCGACGGCGGGGTGCCGGGGGTGGTGATCCGGCTTCCGAAGGCCTTCGCCAAAGTGGCGGTGGAGCCGGGCAACCGCATCCGCGCCGGTGGCGCCGCCATGGGCATCACCGTCGCTTCGGCGGCGCGGGACGCGGGCATTGCCGGGCTGGAGTTCCTGCGCGGAATCCCCGGCACGGTCGGCGGCGCGGTGAAGATGAACGCCGGGGCCTATGGGCGCGAGGCCAAGGATATTCTGGTCGAATGCACGCTGGTGACGCGTGAAGGCGTGATCGAGGTCTGGCCGCTCGACCGGCTGCGCTACAGCTACCGCCATTCGGAGTTGCCCGATGGTGCGGTGGTGGTGGAGGCGCTGTTCGAGGGTGCGCCCGGCGACCCGGTCGTCATCGGCGCGGAGATGGATCGCATCGCGGCCGAGCGCGAGGCAAGCCAGCCTTTGCGTTCGCGCACGGGCGGCTCCACCTTCAAGAATCCCGATGGGCACAAGGCATGGCAACTTGTCGACGCGGCCGGTTGCCGGGGCTTGCGGAAGGGCGGGGCGCAGGTTTCCGAAAAGCACTGCAATTTCCTGCTGAACCTCGGCGACGCCACCTCGGCCGACATCGAGGATCTGGGCGATGAGGTGCGCGCCCGCGTCAAGGCGCAATCCGGTGTCGACCTGCAATGGGAAATCGCGCGCGTGGGAGTGAGAAAGTGA
- a CDS encoding D-alanine--D-alanine ligase, which yields MGNRARGSEKVTSPLHVAVLMGGWSSEREVSLVSGAGIADALEKLGHRVTRIDMGRDVAQRLAETKPDVVFNALHGTPGEDGTVQGMLDLMGLKYTHSGLATSVLAIDKQITKTLLAGTGVRVPGGMIVSSESIYARDPLPRPYVLKPVNEGSSVGVAIVTEESNYGSPISRDAEGPWKHFGRLLAEPFIPGRELTVAVLGDQPLAVTELKPMRGFYDYDAKYTDGLTTHVCPAEVPADVAQAAMDMALAAHQALGCKGCSRSDFRWDDSKGVEGLYFLEVNTQPGMTPLSLVPEQARHCGISYEDLVGRILEAAL from the coding sequence ATGGGAAATCGCGCGCGTGGGAGTGAGAAAGTGACCAGCCCCCTTCATGTTGCTGTTCTGATGGGCGGATGGTCGTCGGAGCGGGAGGTTTCGCTCGTCTCCGGCGCGGGCATTGCCGATGCGCTGGAAAAGCTGGGGCACAGGGTCACGCGCATCGACATGGGCCGCGACGTGGCCCAGCGGCTTGCCGAAACGAAGCCCGACGTCGTGTTCAACGCGCTGCACGGCACCCCCGGAGAGGATGGCACGGTGCAGGGTATGCTGGACCTGATGGGCCTGAAATACACCCACAGCGGCCTTGCGACCTCGGTTCTCGCCATCGACAAGCAGATTACCAAGACGCTGCTCGCAGGCACCGGCGTGCGCGTGCCGGGCGGCATGATCGTGTCGTCGGAAAGCATATATGCGCGCGATCCGCTGCCGCGTCCCTATGTGCTGAAGCCGGTCAACGAAGGGTCGTCGGTCGGTGTCGCGATCGTGACGGAGGAGAGCAATTACGGCTCGCCGATCAGCCGCGACGCCGAAGGGCCTTGGAAGCATTTCGGCCGCCTGCTTGCGGAGCCTTTCATCCCCGGCCGCGAACTGACCGTGGCGGTGCTCGGCGACCAGCCGCTCGCCGTCACCGAACTGAAGCCGATGCGCGGCTTTTATGATTATGACGCGAAGTATACCGATGGCCTCACCACCCATGTCTGCCCGGCGGAAGTCCCGGCGGACGTGGCGCAGGCGGCGATGGACATGGCCTTGGCCGCGCACCAGGCGCTGGGCTGCAAGGGCTGCTCGCGCTCCGATTTTCGCTGGGACGACAGCAAGGGCGTGGAAGGCCTTTATTTCCTTGAGGTCAACACCCAGCCGGGCATGACTCCGCTCAGCCTTGTTCCCGAACAGGCAAGGCATTGCGGCATCAGCTATGAGGATCTGGTCGGCAGGATATTGGAGGCGGCCTTATGA
- a CDS encoding cell division protein FtsQ/DivIB, protein MSEPIALRRGSRPKPASLKRRTPPQTRRNGATSPFPPDLVRRATQWGIGGLIAVGSVVTVWLMGLPQQIAWETGEAIGRAGFAVRHVDVSGVQRMARLPVYAAALDQPSNAMPLVDLQQIRERLLAQPWVADVSVSRRLPDTLAIRVVEREPMALWQNQGVVHLVDANGVALQPVDARNWPDLPLIVGPDANLQAKALLTLLDAAPALKAEMTDAVWIGGRRWDIRFRSGETLALPEGDAAAIRALKLFAKLDGAQGLLKRGFVRFDMRLPDKMVIRVTDEPGRQATPVISAENAVPI, encoded by the coding sequence ATGAGCGAGCCAATCGCGCTCAGGCGCGGATCGCGCCCCAAACCGGCTTCGCTCAAACGCCGGACTCCGCCTCAGACGCGGCGGAACGGAGCGACCTCGCCCTTTCCACCCGATCTCGTCCGGCGCGCGACCCAATGGGGCATCGGCGGATTGATCGCGGTCGGATCGGTCGTCACGGTCTGGTTGATGGGCCTGCCGCAGCAGATCGCATGGGAAACGGGCGAAGCGATCGGGCGGGCGGGCTTTGCCGTGCGCCATGTCGATGTCAGCGGCGTTCAGCGCATGGCCCGGCTGCCCGTCTATGCGGCCGCGCTCGATCAGCCGTCCAACGCGATGCCGCTGGTCGATCTCCAGCAGATCCGCGAACGCCTGCTGGCGCAGCCATGGGTTGCCGATGTCAGCGTTTCCCGCCGCCTGCCCGATACGCTTGCGATCCGGGTGGTGGAGCGCGAGCCGATGGCCCTGTGGCAGAATCAGGGCGTTGTGCATCTGGTCGATGCCAATGGAGTCGCGCTTCAGCCCGTCGACGCACGGAACTGGCCGGACCTGCCGCTGATCGTCGGGCCGGACGCCAATCTCCAGGCCAAGGCGCTGCTGACGCTGCTGGATGCAGCACCCGCGCTCAAGGCCGAAATGACCGACGCAGTCTGGATCGGCGGCCGGCGCTGGGACATTCGCTTCCGCTCGGGCGAGACGCTGGCCCTGCCCGAAGGCGATGCGGCCGCGATTCGCGCGTTGAAGCTGTTTGCAAAGCTGGATGGCGCGCAGGGCCTGCTCAAGCGCGGTTTCGTCCGGTTCGACATGCGCCTGCCCGACAAGATGGTGATCCGCGTCACCGACGAGCCGGGGCGGCAGGCGACGCCCGTGATCTCGGCCGAAAATGCGGTGCCGATCTGA
- the ftsA gene encoding cell division protein FtsA encodes MVRPGSERVIAALDVGSSKVCALIALISPEGETRVLGTGQRACQGVKRGYVADMEKTELAIRQAVDQAERNAQVNADSAFVSFSAGGLDSDIASVDVDIAGHRIEQADIDLVLSEGKRSLDPGNRTVLHAQPALYTLDGLQGVMNPLGFHANRLGVDIHVITADTPPIRNLDLSVRQAHMGVDKIVAAPVASGLSCLVAEERELGVALVELGAGVTNVAVFARGMLVGLSSIPMGAADITDDIAAAFSTRREHAERLKCFYGSATNSPRDNHEMIEIMPLSEDDGAEPGRVTRSQLISVIRQRLDLLLGDIGARLNDMGFTGPGGRQLVLCGGGAELKGIADFAQGVLGRSVRVGRPRGLVGLPEAQSTAAFSTLAGLALFAGSDNVDITSIGMQENAAPRSLGNALLGKLIQVFRSNP; translated from the coding sequence ATGGTGAGGCCGGGCAGCGAAAGGGTGATCGCGGCGCTTGACGTCGGTTCGTCGAAGGTCTGCGCGCTGATCGCGCTGATCTCGCCCGAAGGCGAGACGCGCGTGCTTGGCACCGGCCAGCGCGCCTGCCAGGGCGTGAAGCGCGGCTATGTCGCCGATATGGAAAAGACCGAACTCGCCATTCGTCAGGCGGTAGACCAGGCGGAACGCAACGCTCAGGTCAACGCCGACAGCGCGTTCGTTAGCTTTTCGGCGGGCGGGCTCGACAGCGACATTGCGTCGGTCGATGTCGATATCGCCGGGCATCGCATCGAGCAGGCCGACATCGACCTGGTGCTGTCGGAAGGCAAGCGCAGCCTCGATCCGGGCAATCGCACCGTGCTCCATGCCCAACCGGCGCTCTATACGCTGGACGGGCTTCAGGGGGTTATGAACCCGCTTGGCTTTCACGCCAACCGGCTTGGCGTCGACATTCACGTCATCACCGCCGACACGCCGCCGATCCGCAATCTCGACCTGTCTGTCCGGCAGGCGCATATGGGTGTCGACAAGATCGTGGCCGCGCCTGTCGCAAGCGGGCTTTCCTGTCTTGTGGCCGAAGAGCGGGAGCTTGGCGTCGCGCTGGTGGAGCTTGGCGCGGGCGTCACCAATGTGGCGGTCTTCGCGCGCGGAATGCTGGTGGGGCTTTCATCCATCCCGATGGGCGCGGCCGACATCACCGACGACATCGCGGCTGCCTTTTCAACCCGCCGCGAACATGCCGAGCGGCTGAAATGCTTCTATGGCTCGGCGACCAACAGCCCGCGCGACAATCATGAGATGATCGAGATCATGCCGCTGTCGGAAGACGACGGGGCCGAGCCGGGTCGAGTCACCCGGTCCCAGCTGATTTCCGTGATCCGTCAACGGCTTGACCTTCTGCTCGGCGACATTGGAGCGCGGCTCAACGATATGGGCTTTACGGGACCGGGTGGAAGGCAGCTAGTGTTGTGCGGCGGCGGCGCGGAATTGAAGGGCATCGCCGACTTTGCGCAGGGCGTGCTTGGCCGTTCGGTCAGGGTCGGGCGTCCGCGCGGACTGGTGGGGCTGCCGGAAGCGCAGTCGACGGCGGCTTTTTCGACATTGGCGGGTCTCGCGCTGTTCGCGGGATCGGACAATGTGGATATCACCAGCATAGGAATGCAGGAAAATGCGGCCCCGCGGTCGCTGGGAAATGCACTGTTGGGCAAGTTGATCCAGGTCTTTCGGAGCAATCCGTAG
- the murC gene encoding UDP-N-acetylmuramate--L-alanine ligase: MKGVSRDIGTIHFIGIGGIGMSGIAEVMHNLGYTVQGSDVADSYVVAGLRKRGIKVMIGHDAGNLGDAAVVVTSTAIRRGNPEVEAALERRIPVVRRAEMLAELMRLKSTVAIAGTHGKTTTTSMVAALLDAGHLDPTVINGGIINSYGSNARLGEGEWMVVEADESDGSFLRLDGTVAVVTNIDPEHLDHYGDFDRVKNAFVEFVENVPFYGAAVLCLDHAEVQAIIPRIRDRRVVTYGFSAQADVRGDNVTPVPGGNRFDVAVRDRSGASRTITGLMLPMPGRHNVQNALAAVAVAIELGIDDGSIRDGFARFGGVKRRFTKVGEIACEGGVAAVIDDYAHHPVEIRAVLAAAREGATGRVVAVVQPHRFTRLRDLMEDFRSAFNDADTVYVTPVYPAGEAPIEGIDAAALVTGLKQRGHRAAMETSGPDDLAAQLADTLQQGDTVICLGAGDITKWAAGLADAVNIRRKAAE, from the coding sequence ATGAAAGGCGTCAGCCGCGATATCGGGACCATCCATTTCATCGGCATCGGCGGCATCGGCATGTCCGGGATCGCCGAGGTGATGCACAACCTCGGCTATACGGTGCAGGGGTCCGACGTCGCCGACAGCTATGTGGTGGCGGGGCTCAGGAAGCGCGGCATCAAGGTGATGATCGGCCATGACGCGGGGAATCTCGGCGATGCGGCGGTGGTCGTCACGTCGACTGCGATCCGGCGCGGCAATCCCGAGGTGGAGGCGGCGCTTGAGCGGCGCATTCCGGTCGTCCGGCGTGCGGAGATGCTGGCCGAACTGATGCGGCTGAAATCCACCGTCGCCATCGCGGGCACGCACGGCAAGACGACGACCACGTCGATGGTCGCGGCGCTGCTGGATGCGGGCCATCTGGACCCCACCGTCATCAACGGCGGCATCATCAACAGCTATGGCTCCAACGCCCGGCTGGGCGAGGGCGAATGGATGGTGGTGGAGGCCGACGAGAGCGACGGCTCCTTCCTCCGGCTGGACGGCACGGTCGCCGTCGTCACCAACATAGACCCCGAACACCTCGATCACTATGGCGATTTCGACAGGGTGAAGAACGCCTTTGTCGAGTTTGTCGAGAATGTGCCCTTTTACGGCGCGGCCGTGCTCTGCCTCGACCATGCGGAGGTGCAGGCGATCATCCCGCGCATCCGCGACCGGCGCGTCGTCACCTATGGCTTTTCCGCCCAGGCCGATGTGCGCGGCGACAATGTCACGCCGGTGCCGGGCGGCAACCGCTTCGACGTGGCGGTGCGCGATCGTTCGGGCGCAAGCCGCACGATCACCGGCCTGATGCTGCCGATGCCCGGCCGCCACAATGTGCAGAACGCGCTTGCGGCCGTCGCCGTCGCGATCGAGCTTGGCATAGACGATGGTTCGATCCGCGACGGATTTGCCCGTTTCGGCGGGGTGAAGCGGCGCTTCACCAAGGTGGGTGAGATTGCCTGCGAGGGCGGGGTTGCCGCCGTGATCGACGATTACGCCCATCATCCGGTGGAAATCCGCGCCGTGCTGGCCGCCGCGCGGGAAGGGGCCACGGGCCGCGTCGTCGCTGTCGTCCAGCCGCACCGCTTCACCCGGCTGCGCGACCTGATGGAGGACTTCCGCTCCGCCTTCAACGATGCGGACACGGTCTATGTGACGCCCGTCTATCCTGCGGGAGAAGCGCCCATCGAAGGCATCGACGCCGCCGCGCTGGTGACGGGCCTGAAGCAGCGCGGGCATCGCGCCGCGATGGAAACATCGGGGCCGGACGACCTCGCCGCCCAGCTTGCCGACACGCTGCAACAGGGCGACACGGTGATCTGCCTCGGCGCGGGTGACATCACCAAATGGGCTGCGGGCCTTGCCGATGCGGTCAACATCCGGCGGAAGGCGGCTGAATGA